A segment of the Natrinema sp. SYSU A 869 genome:
GGTTCGACCACGTCGAGATGGCGACGGCGGTCGCCGAGACGTCGGAACCGCTCGAGCACGTCGTCTCGTTTTCGGACGTTCGAGACTTCGCGGCCGCTGATCCGGACACGTCAGGGCTCGATACCGTCGAGGTCGGGGCCAACGAGGTGTTCAATATCCAGTGGACGTCCGGGACGACCGCCGATCCGAAGGCGTGCCCGATGACGCACAACAACTGGCAGTCGAATCCGACGCCGCTCCTCTGTGAGATGAACGAGGGCGACGTGATACTCTGTGCAGCGCCGCTGGTCAACATGACCGCGCTCGGCGTCAATTACGTTCCGTGGTTGCTCACTCGCGGAACGCTCGTGCTCCATCATCCGATCGATCTCGGTCTGATGGTCGAGCAGATGCAAGACGAGGGCGTCACGTTCACCATCTTGGTTCCGGCGATGTTGAATCAGTTGCTCAAACACCCCGACGTCGACGACTTCGACCTGAGCGACGTCGAAACGATCACGACGGGTTCGGCTGCACCCGCCGAGTGGGCGATGCGGGAGTTCGACGAGCGATGGGGGATCGAGATCATCAACATCTGGGGGCAAAACGAGGGAACGTCTGCCATCAGCGGTCCGAAGACGACCCCCCTAGAGCGTCGTGCAACGGAGTTCCCGCGGTTCGCCGAGGACGTTGATTGGGGGATCGACGATCCGCGGATCGACACCGTCGACACTCGGATCGTCGACCCGGAGAGCGGCGACGAGGTGACCGAACCGGGCGAAGTCGGCGAGGTCGCGTTCCGTGGGCCGGGGCTCATGGCCGGCTATTACAACCAGCCCGAACTCACCGCAGACGCGTTCGACGAGGGCGGATACTTCTATACCGGGGATCTGTTCCGAGTCGAAGCGGACGGGTACATGAGTTTCTTCGATCGGAAGAAAGACGTCATCGTTCGGGGCGGGTTCACCATCAGCGCGAAGGAAGTCGAGAACATCGTCATCGAACACCCGAAGGTCGCGGACGCGGCCGTCGTCGGTGAACCGCACGAGGACCTTGGCGAGCGCGTCGCAATCTTCGCGGTCCCACAGTCGGACGAGGGCCTCTCGCTCGAAGATATAACGGAATACATGGGCGACGACGTCGCCGTGTACAAGCGCCCCGAACGGCTGGAACGCGTCGAGGAAATTCCCCGGAATCCGGTCGGGAAGGTTCTCAAGACTGAGCTCCGAGAGCGACTGTGAGCAAGCGATTCCGATACGTGAGGCCCGCTAGAATACACTCGACGATACGATTGGCACGAACAGGGCGAATCGGTATCGCGGTATGAACCGATACGGCAATTCGGTCCCCGGTCGAAGCGCGGGTTACCGATCTTTATTCACGATGGTTGAACCAACGTTCTTATCTACAACGGGTGAAAAGAGAGGGGCGATGAGCGAGTACGGCTGTAAAGTCTGCCGAGTATTAGATGAGTACGGGATGGAGCGATACGAGGAGCGACTACTCGAGCAGTGGCAGGCGGACCCCTCTCAGCGGAAGGGGTATCGGCAACTCGCTGAATGGTTCAATACGCTCATGTTGCGCCGCGAAATGGACCGCGCGGGGCTTTCGACCCTCGGCGACGAAGCCGAGTCCAAGTACGAGCGGCTACAGTCGGACGAAGCGGTCGCAGCGGAGGTCGCGACGGAGTTAGAGAACGCAGGGATTCCGATCGAGACGCTCCGAGACGATTTCGTCTCGTACGGCGTGATTCGAACCCATTTGAAGGAGTGTCTCGAATCCGATATCGACCTCTCGAGCGGGGACTGGGAACAGAACGCGATCGAGATCTCACGGGATCACGCGTCCACGAAAATCGAAGAGGCGGTCCGATCGCTCCGGAACAAGGGACGGCTCACCGCCGGCGGTGACGTGAGCGTGTCCGTCACCGTCGAACTCGAGTGTGAGAACTGTCACGCTCGCGTCCCTAGCGATCGGGCGATCCGCCGCGAATACGTCTGCCGTTGTGATGACTGATTATGACTGACCGAACACTGCATCTCGAACTCGAGAATATCGGTGGTATCGAACGCGAAGAACTGTCGATTACTGCGGGACCGACGTTCATTCAGGGCCCGAACGCTGCGAACAAGAGTTCGTTCCTCAAGGGACTGCTCTTCGCGCTCGGGAGCACGACGGTTCCGATCCGAAGCGGGGCCGACGAGGCTCGCGCAGTGCTCTCGTCCGGCGAGAAGCGCGTCGAACGGATCGCTCGACGGACCGACGCCGGTATCGAGACGGCCGGCGAGGCGTGGATTACGGACCCCGACGACGTCACGCTTCTCGAGCGGTTCGCGGGACTACTGGAGACGAATTCGCTCAGAAGTGCCGTGGCTCGGAACGAAGACGTCGAGTCGCTCCTGAAAGAGCCGATGGACATCGAGGCGCTCGAGGCGGAGCGATCGACGAAATGGCGCGAAAGCGGGAGCTGACGGCGGAGATCGAGTCGGCCGGTGACGTCGATGATCGGCTCGAGGACCAAAAACGCGAGCTCGCGACGAAACGCGACCGACTCGACGAACTCGAGTCGACCCTCGAGGAGCTGTACGACGAGCAGGACGACACCGATACCGACACCGACGATGTCCTGCAGGAGCTGCGCGACGAACGAGCCGATCTGCGCTCGGACGAAGCCGAGTGTGAGACACAGATCGAACAGCTCGAAGCCGCTATCGACCGCCTCGAGGAGCGGAGGGACGAGATCGAAGCCGATCTCGAGGACGCACGCGACGCCATCGAAGAGACCGATATCGAGGCCCTGAAACGGAAACGCGAGTCAGCGCGGGCCGAACTCGACGACGTAACAGAACGCCTCGACGTGTTGCAGTCGGTCCTGA
Coding sequences within it:
- a CDS encoding class I adenylate-forming enzyme family protein yields the protein MELHDEDQIARYEDAGVWGDETLLERFADTVSRHPERTAVVDPPNTRDLIDREPDRLTYAELSDAVDAVAASLHERGIGEDDFVVAQLPNTWELAALYLAVARAGAVTSPMPIQWRRHELEHVVDITEAVAYVGPRDFDGFDHVEMATAVAETSEPLEHVVSFSDVRDFAAADPDTSGLDTVEVGANEVFNIQWTSGTTADPKACPMTHNNWQSNPTPLLCEMNEGDVILCAAPLVNMTALGVNYVPWLLTRGTLVLHHPIDLGLMVEQMQDEGVTFTILVPAMLNQLLKHPDVDDFDLSDVETITTGSAAPAEWAMREFDERWGIEIINIWGQNEGTSAISGPKTTPLERRATEFPRFAEDVDWGIDDPRIDTVDTRIVDPESGDEVTEPGEVGEVAFRGPGLMAGYYNQPELTADAFDEGGYFYTGDLFRVEADGYMSFFDRKKDVIVRGGFTISAKEVENIVIEHPKVADAAVVGEPHEDLGERVAIFAVPQSDEGLSLEDITEYMGDDVAVYKRPERLERVEEIPRNPVGKVLKTELRERL
- a CDS encoding ATP-binding protein; translated protein: MTDRTLHLELENIGGIEREELSITAGPTFIQGPNAANKSSFLKGLLFALGSTTVPIRSGADEARAVLSSGEKRVERIARRTDAGIETAGEAWITDPDDVTLLERFAGLLETNSLRSAVARNEDVESLLKEPMDIEALEAERSTKWRESGS
- the rdfA gene encoding rod-determining factor RdfA, giving the protein MSEYGCKVCRVLDEYGMERYEERLLEQWQADPSQRKGYRQLAEWFNTLMLRREMDRAGLSTLGDEAESKYERLQSDEAVAAEVATELENAGIPIETLRDDFVSYGVIRTHLKECLESDIDLSSGDWEQNAIEISRDHASTKIEEAVRSLRNKGRLTAGGDVSVSVTVELECENCHARVPSDRAIRREYVCRCDD